Part of the Choloepus didactylus isolate mChoDid1 chromosome 10, mChoDid1.pri, whole genome shotgun sequence genome is shown below.
TTTGATTGTATCTATaatgtttaatttcttaaaaagtgGCTGGGTTGTGGGTACATGGGACTTTGTTataattttatctcttctttgctgaatacttaaaacatttataataaaaaaagaaaaaattaacaccATACCCAAAGAGATAGTTTAATTTATATTACTCCATTAAATCATCATAGTTACTAAGTCATTTAATGGGGGATTTCCCCCCCCCCATGTCTTAGTCACCTAAGTTTATTTGATATTAAGCATGggtacaaaataaacatttgtagaatcagaaaagggaaaaagattcATTCTTATGTCTAGTATCCTACATATCCTACTGGCCACTCCCACTTGGATGTTTAAATGTTTCCCTCCTATACTTCAAACAagttatcaaataaaaaaacaaaaaaaagagctcACCATTCTTTCCCCACTCTAAAAACACTTACACTTTCAagctcttctattttctttgctGTTTCCAGCATTTTGTAAGCCACAAGGAGGACATATTGCTTAGGAGCACAAGCActagagccagactgcctgggtttaaatcctgacACTTCTCCACTCAAAAACTGCccgaccttgggcaagttagttaaTCACTCTGTGCCTCAGGATAAATGTTGAGCTAAACTTGACAGTCATGGTCGACACATGTTAACCATTCTTGTTGTTAATATTTCTATTATTACAACTATATCCCGACTCATCTTTGTCTTTTACTTTGTTCTCAGAATACCAAGGAAGGCACTAAGCCTTGTTGATTGTTCCCGAACAACGTGACCTCTCCTTATGCCTGAGCGACATCTAGACTACTACAGCTCTCTCTTCCTACAAGCCTTCCTTTTCTCTTATCTTTCACTATTCAAATTTACTGTATACTACTTTCAGATTAATCTTTATCCCTTTCTATAAATCTCCCTTTCCTGGAATAGTTTTATAAGCTCTGTACAAGGAAAAAAAGTATCTCACAATGAGTTCTCAATCACTGCTATAAAAGTTATGATAAACTTTTTTATGATAAAAGGCTGAACTTTAATCCTTCAAATATCAAAGGAAGCTACATTTATTACTATAAGAGACAACAAAATGCTATAAATTGCCTTTGAGTGGAATTAGCATTTCTCTTTTACATAAAAAATCACTCCTAACATATTTTGAGATTTGATTTAGTACAGAAATCATCAGTCTTTGTTCTGCCAGTATAGAAACTTGAGAAATCATATATACTTTGCAGGCCCTTGTTCCCttatatgtaaaacaaaatatgttatgGAAGTACCATCATTCTATGCTCCCCAACCCTAAAGGTATCAATAATTGAGCACAACAGACTTCCAAGATGAGCCCAAAATAAGCCCAGTCATTCCAGAAATTGCTACCAATGGAGGAACTGGTAAAGGTGAAACCTACGTGTCATACTTGAACTACATAATCTCTGAAATTTctcccaattttttaaaagtgtgtgaTTCTATTCTAAAGCTCTACAAATCTTTATAAAATTCCTCTAACTTAAAATTTATTGTTCATTTGAGAATACTTCTAGAAATCCAGAAAGCattcttttacaaaaattatttttatagctttaaagtaatttgtttttgaaatttaaaactgtatttttaaatgaatttcacTGTGATATTTCATTACAAATTCATACTCTGGTGACAACGCATTTTGGAACACTACTAAACTGGACCCAGAAATTTGATAAGGGCATACAAAAGTTACACATCTactctttgaaaaataatttctggaAACTTGAACATCATGAAActtaatttttaccttttttcttcttttgctctcaGCTGTTCTTCCTGTCTCAAAACTTGAACCATTACAGATTCAAAAACTCCACTTGTCAAGCCTGCCAAACTTCGCGGTGTTGACCGACGCCTTGTTGAAGTACATGCAGTTCCCTTCTCATCCTCCAATCCATAATAGCCTCTAGATGTAACTGCTATCGTTGTCTTTTCTCTCAAGTGCCTTGGAGAAGAATAAGTCAATTCACAGGGTCAAATCTTCTGGATAAATAATAAACCCCATCAACAAGTATTTTAAGAAGAATCCCTTTTGCTAACTACATTAAAAGTACTTAGTTTAACCTTACTTAGCTTTGCTTCAGATTTTTATCCTCCCTTCACAAATTTGTCATAAAATCACTCTGTGGGACAGTCCCTTCCCTACATTTAAAAACAACGCAGAACCAAAGCATTAAAATTAAGGACTAAACCACTATCTTTTCATGACAAAAGAAAAGTATATTGcttacaaaattaaaagttaaccACCTTTTCACCTCTGCTTATATTTCATTCTACCTATCATTGGTATGAGaagtcaaaaaataaaacaaaaatgcttGGGAGAGAAAATTTACAATGATACATAACACTAAGTTGAGAATTTGGAAACCTTCTGACTAAACTGTACACAGAATCTAAGAATCTAGATTTCCTCTTCTACCTCATCACAAATCTCTCCCTATTCTGTGATGTTTTTATAGATACAAAAAGATACTAATTTAATGTTTAAAGATAATGAAAAATTGCTCCTTAGCAGTTTGGTCAATTAACCCTAAATCCTCTTAATGAATTTGAAACAACTTACTAAAATCACTTTACAAAACATTACATTAATCTTATAAGAATTTTAAGGCTAAACTAAAACCTGACCTCTTAATACATATCTATGTGAGAGttaactgaaaaaacaaaaaacaaacaaacaaacaacttcaGGGAAAACAGGTGCTCTTCTACCTTTGTAAAATACAACAGAGCCTCTGAAAGCTTTGTCAATGTTTTTGTTCctataatggcaaaaaaaaaaaaaaaaaaaaaaatgttcaaagaagtaAGCATTCAATATACTGGATAAGAATCTAAACAAGTTAAAAATAGATACTAGCCCTGCTTTCCTATAGGCTTTCTTTAATACAAAATAGGCTAAAGGTTCACCAAAATATAAATCTTTACGGCATGAAATACAATTAAAGTCCTGTCCATCCTTGACTATGTCCACAGTGTTTTATTGCTCTAAAGTAGAATAACTTTTTAACAGTCCTACCCTCAAGAACGTCTAAACCCCATGAATAGTATGGTAGCAAACTTCTGTTGAACTGTGGCACTATTATATGTTTTCTATATCAGCCTGAGGTAAAGCATGAACTTTAAACTGTTCCAATAATACTGAAAAGTTTGCGCTAATACCGTTTCAGGCTATGATCCTTTTGAACCCAATGGCATATATCTGTTAATTGGAGTGGGAGTAAGAAATATGGGCCAAAGGAATAAAGCCAACTAGCAAACACAGATATCTACTGGCTATGCTTAGATTCATTCCAGTAATAGTGCTTTTACCAGGTGAACTAACTAGCTCtggtattataattttaattacttCCCTAACAGTactaatggaggagaaaattaaTGCATAATATTATATAGAAAAATTACGACATTTCAGAAGTCCCAGGGTATGTAGAGCACTTGGGATAAGGATCCAAATATGGAGAGGTAAAGGCTGTATTAAGAAACATGGCTACAACTTTATGTAAACAAGTCAGAGACTAAATGCATTTTACTCTTTAACTTCAGTCTCAGAAGTGAACAAGATGAAGTTATAAAGTACTATTTTAACAGTATTTTCTAAGAGCAAAGaccaaaaagaaattaatatcctttattaccTACCAGAAACAAAAGTTAATAAGATCTGATACTTATCACtcataataaaatataagaaactaaGCTATTTCTCTCATATCACCAAGTAAAGATTAAAGGCTGGTATTACTGAGAAAGGGTACAGGGAAAGAACAATTTTAATACAATATAAATAGGTGTCTACACAGCCTTTTTGGAAGCCAATTTGGTAATGATCGTTAATATCTGAGATGCACATACTGTCTGATCCATCATGCTTCAAGGAATATACCCTAAAGATACACCTCCACAACTGGGAtcaataaaacacacacaaacacacacatcaaGTGTAttgtcatataaatatatatatacacacacacacacacacacacacacacacacacaaactggaAACATAATGTCTATAGATAGGGGACAGGTTAAATAAAGTAATGTATAGCCACAACTTGGAATACCATTAAACATTAAAAGGATTAATGGatgaggattgtgggaagatggcagagtagaagctccaagaatcagtccctccaccagaatagctattaaacaggcagcaaatgtctgaatcaactattttgaaactccatactccagtagaacactgtacagcactgtacagcatcctgGGAAGATTGGAAGGAAGAgactggtaaattatggtaaataccaaTAACCTGCTCTCTCTGTGCCCATCCCCTACtcttgtggcaggcagcagtggagtCTGGTTCCTGGTATAGCATGCTtgtgccagaaagggacataaaaatctacTTCTCTAAGATGTGGAGTGGGTCTGGGccgatcactgatcacagcttttgattagctacttcagatctctGGGAGCCCAGCTCTGAgagtggccattgtttcaacaagccctggacaaaggcagcagaaGGGACTTAAAGATGGTATACTTCTTCAGTGCTGCAGAGGACAGCTGAAGGGCTTCAACTGCTGGGTAGGTCAAGAAAGCATAGCTTTGTGGAgtgtggaagaagctcctggtacCCTTTCTGGCCCCTCCTTCATCTccctccagggcagtttggaCCTGGCCAGTGTTCCCTTTGTGGGTGCCTAGCCTTGTTCTagtggggaaagactgacttgggataCTCTCCAGCAAGCCAACCTCCCATAATCTccccttcaggcaaaagcagcttgagacaacaaaggCAGTGTTAAGAAACAACTGAGGTGGAATTCCCAGGAAAGCCAGAAGTTCTGTCTTCTGGGaagtggggggggagggggcattcaaactcctataaacagggaaCTTCCGAGGCAACTAGCAAGTACAAGCCAGGATAAGACATAGGCcaggaaaagacagggaggaatATGCACTTCGCATTCTCTTTCGGGGAaccttcctgacaggagggctgatgctcaaaaaaaatctgtcttaccaccagctggttacaaactcaagatACAGAAATCTCAGAGGATATAtgccagagttaacattttaaaatattaaaacatacagtgtgcaataaaagattacaatacaaacaacaacaaaaataggaaatgatgacccacccaaagaaagaggataaaaattcagaaaataccaACAAAGAATACTACTCAATGGACAAAATAGACTAAAACTtctaaaaaatgatcttcagtatgctccaggagatgaagaaaaatacagagaaagaactaatggatatcatgaaaatgaagaatgaacaatatgagaatctcaataaagagacagaaattattaaaaggaacaaactgaactACTGGAGCTGAGGACCacaatagctgaaatgaaaaatttgcagGAGGGGTTCAACAACAGACTGGAAgtagcagaaggaagaatcagtgaactcaaagacaagacaactgaaattagTCAGGCTGaggataatatataaatatacatatatgtgtgtgtatataaagaattatgaaagtgaaaatagcccaagacacacctgggacaccatcaagcataccgaTATATGCATaacaggagtcccagaaggagaagaaagggagaaaggggtaggagtattcaaagaaatgatagaaaacttctcaaacttagcaaaagacatcaACATGCACATCCAAAAAGCCCAGGAAACACCAAACAGGACAAAGTTGAAGAAAATAAACACCCCATCGCATAccaatcaaactgtcaaatgtgaAGGACAAGgacaaagttctgaaagctgtaagagaaaagcaacatgttacatacaagggaaacctaATTAGATTAagtaagttctgatttctcatcagaaaccatggaggcaagaagacagtgggttgaaagaaaacaactgccaactaagaattttatatctggtgagactttctttcaaaaatgagggcttCCTCTTCCCGTAAGCGGCGCGAGGTGATCTCTGGAAATGGTTCGCTACTCACTTGACCctgaaaaccccacaaaatcatgCAAATCAAGAGGTTCAAATCTTCGTGTTCACTTTAAGAACACCCGAGAAACTGCTCAGGCCATCAAGGGTATGCATATTCGAAAAGCTACCAAGTATCTGAAAGATGTCACATTACAGAAGCAGTGTGTGCCATTCCGTCGTTACAACGGTGGTGTTGGTAGGTGTGCCCAGGCCAAACAGTGGGGCTGGACGCAGGGTCGATGGCCCAAAAAGAGTGCTGAATTTTTGTTACACatgcttaaaaatgcagaaagtaatgCTGAACTTAAGGGTTTAGATGTAGATTCTCTGGTCATTGAGCACATCCAGGTGAACAAAGCCCCCAAGATGCGCCGCCGGACTTACAGAGCTCATGGTCGGATTAACCCATACATGAGTTCCCCCTGCCACACTGAGATGATCCTTACTGAGAAAGAACAGATTGTTCTTAAACCAGAAGAAGAGGttgcacagaagaaaaagatatcccagaagaaactgaagaaacaaaaacttatggctcgggaataaattcatcataaattaaatgcaaattaaagcagaaTGTTGGTTGGCTTattaaatttgttaaatattaaaaaaaaaaaaaaaatgagggcgacatcaagacatttccagataaacaaaagctgagagagttcatcaccaacagatctgctctacaagcagtgctaaatgaaactcttcagactgaaaggaaaggacactagacagtggttcaaagcagcataaagaaatagagacTTGCAGTAagggtaaccatttgggtaattacagATGCCTGTATTAGTAAATTGCATTTTTCTGGTATGTAATTCTACTTCTTCCTAGaagtactaaaatgcaaatgcataaaaagtaatgatgaaaCTATGGgtttggacataaaatgtacaaaaatataattgtaacaagtacaaaaaaaggggTGTCTGGAGGGGTACAGGAAACactgtatgtgtatgctattggaatcaagttggtatcaaatcaaatacggttgttatatatttaggatattaaattctAACCCCGTggcaaccacaaggaaaatatatgaaaaatacatccagaagGAAACATGAAGGGACAATAtggtacaatataaaaaaattaataggaaagtaggcattaacagaatcGAGGGACAAAAATATTCTAAGACTaaacagcaaagtggcagaagaaagtcctgcattatcaatagttgact
Proteins encoded:
- the LOC119545517 gene encoding 60S ribosomal protein L17-like, giving the protein MVRYSLDPENPTKSCKSRGSNLRVHFKNTRETAQAIKGMHIRKATKYLKDVTLQKQCVPFRRYNGGVGRCAQAKQWGWTQGRWPKKSAEFLLHMLKNAESNAELKGLDVDSLVIEHIQVNKAPKMRRRTYRAHGRINPYMSSPCHTEMILTEKEQIVLKPEEEVAQKKKISQKKLKKQKLMARE